CGGGGTTGCCAGCAGTTCGTAGAGCTTTTTGGGCGAACTGCCGCCCGAAAGCGAGACCGAAAACCGACCGGTGTCGCTGATCGACTGCTTCGCCGTCTGGATAAAAAAGTCGGCCAGCGCCACCAGCATCTGGTCGGCCGTTTCGTAAATATGCAGAGTAGGCTCGCTCATCCGTGTTTGCCGTTCATGGGAAGTGTAAACCAGTGAAAACCGTCCTGCGCAATGAGGGCCTCGGCGTTTTCTGGTCCCCACGAACCCGCCGAGTAATTCGGGAAGCTCAGGCTTTTCTTGTTGCCCCAGGCGTGCAGAATCGGCATGATCAGTTCCCAGGCGGCTTCCACCTGATCGCTGCGCATAAACAGCGTCTGGTCGCCCAGCATCGTGTCGAGCAGCAGCGTTTCGTAGGCTTCCGGTGGTTTCCCGGCGTAGGTACCGCTGTAGTCGAACACCAGGTCTACGGGGTTGAGCGTCATCTCCAGACCGGGCCGTTTGGCCTGCATCTGCAACCGAATGCTCATTTCGGGCTGGATGCTGAAAATCAGGCGGTTTTGCTGCCAGTTTTCGGCCGACTCGGCCGGGAAGATCGAATGCGGTACATTCTTGAACTGGATCGAAATCACGGACGCCGACTGGCTCAAATGCTTGCCGGTGCGAACGTAGAACGGCACGCCCTGCCAGCGCCAGTTGTCTACGAAAAACTTGACAGCCGCAAACGTCTCGGTATTGGATTCGGGATTGACCTCGGGCTCCTGCCGGTAACCGGGTACTTCCTTGCCTTCAATCCAGCCGTGGCCGTATTGCCCGCGAACCGCCCCAAATCGAATGGCGTCGGCATCGAACCGGCGCATCGACCGCAGCACGTCTACCCGGCGGTTGCGGATTTCATCGGCGTCGAGGTTGATCGGCGGTTCCATCGCAATCAGGCACAGGAGTTGCAGGATGTGGTTCTGAATCATGTCGCGCATGGCTCCGGCACCGTCGTAATACCCGCCCCGGTCTTCAACGCCCAGTTGCTCGGTGACCGAGATCTGGACGTGGTCGATGTAATTGCGATTCCAGATCGGTTCGAGCAGCGAGTTGGCAAACCGGAACGCCATGATGTTCTGGACCGTTTCTTTGCCCAGGTAGTGGTCGATGCGGTAAATCTGCTTCTCGTCGAAGATGTTCTGCAATTGCGCATTCAGGGCCTTGGCCGACTCCAGGTCGTGACCAAACGGCTTTTCAATGACGATGCGGGTGCGGTCCAGGCCTTCCGACGGGCATTTTTTGGCGATGTTCTCGGCAATAATCGGGAAGAAGTTGGGAGCCACCGCCAGGTAATAAATCAGGTCAGCTTTCTGATTCCATTCGGCTTCGTACGATTCGATGCGCGAACCCAGTTCCTGATAGGTTTTTTCGTCTTTCAGGTCCGAAACCTGATAGTAGATATTCTTGCTGAAGGTTTCCCACTGCTCAGGTTTCGCTTTGCCGCTGCGCGAAAACTTGTCGATTCCTTCCAGCAGTTTTTCGCGAAACTGTTCATCGCTAAGCTGCGTACGGCCGGTGCCAATGATCGAAAAATGATCGGGCATCCAACCGTCCAGGTAGAGGTTGTACAAGGCCGGGGCCAGCTTGCGCCAGGCCAAGTCGCCGGTGCCGCCAAAAATGATAAATACGGTTGGCTGCGGTGTGAGGGTTGATTTCATGGTTTACTGGGTAATGGCATCCAGTGGGTGTGGAAAACGCCTTCTTTACCAATGAGTTCGTAGGTGTGAGCACCGAAATAATCGCGTTGGGCCTGAATCAGGTTCGACGGCATGTTCTCGCTGCGGAACGCATCGAAGAAGGTCAGGGAAGCCGCGTAAGCCGGAATGGCCAGTCCCGCCGTGATGGCCGAGGTGACCACCGCCCGCATACTGCCCAGACTCCGCGCCACCTGTTCGCGAATAGAGTCATCGAGCAGCAGGTGTTCCAGGCTGGGGGCTTTGGTGTAGGCGTCGAAAATATCGTTGAGCAGCTCCGCCCGGATGATGCAACCACCCCGCCAGATTTTGGCAATTTCGGCCAGATTGAGGTTGTACCCGTAGGCGATGGACGAGCGGTAGAGTAAATCAAGGCCCTGGGCGTAGGTCATGACGGTGCTGAAATACAGCGCTTCTTCCACCGACTTCAAAAATTCTTCCTTGTCCACGTTCAGGGCGGCCGGTTCGCCACCGTACACGCCCGCGGCTTTCACGCGCAGAACTTTGTATTTGGATAGGTCGCGCATGGCCACCGCCATATCGATGGTCGGAATGGGCACTTCCAGATCCATCGCCACCTGCGAGGTCCACTTGCCGGTTCCTTTCGATTTGGCCTGATCCTTAATCAGATCGAGCAGATACTGATCCGCGCCGTCTTCCTTGAAATTGAAAATATCGCGCGTAACTTCAATCAGGAACGACTGCAACCGGCCTTCGTTCCAGCCTTTGAAGAGCTGATGAAGCTCCTGATTATCAAGCTGGAGTCCTTTGCGCAGCATTTCGTAAGTCTCCGCGATGAGCTGCATCAGACCGTACTCAATACCGTTGTGGACCATCTTGACAAAGTGGCCCGAAGCACCCGGTCCAATGTAGGTCACGCAGGGTTCACCATTTACCTTGGCGGCAATGGCATCGAAGATGGGTTTCAGCGTCAGGTACGCCTGCTTGTCCCCGCCCGGCATCATGCTCGGCCCTTTGCGGGCACCTTCTTCGCCACCCGAGATGCCCATCCCGAAGAAGTGGAGTCCTTTCTCGTCCAGGTACTTGTCCCGAATGACGGTATCCGTAAAATGAGAGTTTCCTCCGTCAATGATTATGTCGCCGGGCTCGAGCAGCGGCAACAGCTTTTCGATGACGTTATCAACCGGCTTACCGGCGGGTACCAGCATCATGATGGCCCGTGGGGTGCTCAGGCTCTGCGTCATGGCCGCCAGATCGGTGAAACCCTTCACGGGTTTTCCTTCACCTTCCTTTTCAAAACCGGCGACCTGATCAGGATTGATGTCGTAACCGGCCACCGGAACACCGTGGTCCGCCATGTTAAGCAGCAAATTGCGGCCCATCGTTCCCAGGCCGATCATTCCAAAATTATACTTCGTTTCTGCCATTGAACTCTTGCAAGTTTATCGGTTCTTGATTCAGCTTCTCCAGGATGGCTTTGGTCGCTTCAAACGTTTGATGGTGCTGGGCCTGAATGCCCAGTCGGCGGGCAGCCTCCACCAGCATCAGGCGGTCATCGAAGTACAGACACTGCTCCGGACTCGCCTGCGCCACGCCCATTGCCAGCCGGAAAATACCGGGGTCCGGTTTGCGCATGCCCACTTCGCACGACGAAATGAAGGCATCGAAACAGCGGTGCAGCTTGAATTTTTTGATGCGGTAATCGTTCAGTTCGCGCCCTTCGTTGTTGATCGACAGAATGCGAATTTGCGGATTGGCTTTTTTCCACTCAATCAGCCATTCGAGCATGTTCGGCAATTCAACCGACTGCGCAAACAGAAACGATTTGAAATCCTCCCGGGTAAAATCGCGCGGCTTGTGGAAAACGACCGTGTCCAGATACTCGTCGAGCGTGATGCGACCCATCTCGTAGGTGTTGAAGATAAAGTCGTGCAGCACGTCCATTTCCGAATAGTCGAACCCGAACGTCTGGGCCGCCCGCTGCCGGGATTCGTGCCCCCACCCGTTGGTGAGAAGCACGCCCCCAACATCCAGAAAGAGAAATTTGATCGGAGCTAACTCCATAATCAGGCGTGTTCGAGTGCTTTTTTCTGCGTATCGATGGCCGCCAGCAGCTTGTCGTACGGTTTGTTGAATTTCTCGATGCCTTCGTCTTCCAGCTTCTGGGTGATCTCATCGATTTGGATACCCGCCGTTTTCAGTTTTTCGAGAATTTCGGTCGATTTGTCCAGATCGTTTTCCAGACGGTTTTCGGCCACGCCGTGATCCCGGAAAGCTTCCAGCGTTTCCATCGGAACGGTATCCACGGTATCGGGTCCGATCAGTTCTTCCACGTACTTGGTATCCGGAATGTCCGGGTTCTTACTGCTCGTGCTGGCCCACAGCAACCGCTGCGGTTTAGCGCCTTTTTCCTTCAGTTTGGCAAACCGTTCGCTGTTGAACACCCGTTTGTAGATTTCGTAGGCTTTGCGGGCCGACGCAATGGCTACCTGACCTTTCAGTTCACCGAGTCCTTTTTCATCCAGGATCGGGTCCACCATCACATCAATCCGGCTCAGGAAGAAACTGGCCACCGAAGCAATGTGAGCAATGGGCTGGCCAGCCTCCACGCGCGCTTCCAGGCCCGAAATGTAAGCATCCGTTACGGCTTCGTAGCGATCCAGTCCGAACAGCAGCGTTACATTCACGTTGATGCCGTCGCTGATGGCGGTCTGAATGGCGGGCAGGCCGGGCGCAGTTCCGGGGATTTTGATCATCACATTCTCGCGGTCCACGGCTTTCCAGAGCTGGCGGGCCTGGCTGATGGTGCCTTCGGTATCCAGCGCCAGGTGCGGAGAAACCTCCAGACTCACGTAGCCATCGGCGCCCCGAACGTCTTCTTCTTCGTAAACGGGTTTAAACAAATCAGCCGCCCGCTGAATATCGCTGACGGCCAGACCGTAAAATATATCTTCGTTGCTTTTGTCTTCTTTCGCCAGTTTTTTGATGTCCTCATCGTAGTCGGAACTGCTGCTGATGGCCTTCTCGAAAATGGCCGGGTTCGACGTAATGCCGCGAACGCCGTCTTCGTCGATCAGTTTCTGCAGTTCGCCGGTATCCATGATTTTCCGGTCGATGAAATCCAGCCAGATGCTCTGACCAAACTCGTGAATCTGTTTTACTCGATTGGTTGCCATACTGATTTATGGGTTGTAGTTAATGGTTTAAATGGTTGAGATGGTGAAAAGGACGGGATGGTTTCAGGAATGATACTTGATCAGGTAGATGATTTTGGGACCGACGGCCTGCGCTTCAAACGCCACCGCCAACCTTTCATTCTTCTAACCCTGTTGTATCAAAACCCTTCACTTTTCCAGTTCGATTACTTTGTTTAACCGGCGCAAATGCCGTTCGGCACCGCTGAACTTGGCGTCGAGAAACGTTTGAACGAACTCTTCGGCCACCCGGTTGCCTGTAATACGTCCGCCGAGGCAAATTAAGTTCATATCATCGTCTTCTACACCCTGATGGGCCGAAAAATGATCGTTGATCAGAGCAGCCCGCACGCCGGGGATCTTGTTGGCAACGATAGCCGCCCCGACGCCACTGCCGCAAACGGCCACCCCCCGCTCAATCTCTTTTTTGGAAACCGCCTGCGCCAGCGGAATGATCTTGTCGGGATAGTCGTCGGTACTTTCGTACGCATGAGCACCAAAATCGACCACTTCGTGACCCAGATTGGCCAGAAAATCGCGCAGGGTTTCTTTCAGTTCGAACCCGCCATGATCGGCGGCAATACCTACTTTCATTGGTTTCCGGTTTATCGTTGGAGGAATGCGGTTTTCGGGGTCTCTAGTTACAAATTCTGGTGTATACACCAAAATGTTCGTCCACCGAAAACCGTCTTTCAATTACTGTTGGCCAACCAGCGCCTTGGCCCGTTTCACGATATTTTCCACCGTGAAGCCAAATTTCTTGAACAGATCGGCCGCCGGGGCGGATTCGCCAAACGAAGTCATGCCAATGATATCGCCTTCGTCGGTGACGTATTTGTACCAGCCCAGCACGGCCCCCGCTTCAACCGCCAACCGTTTTTTTACGGCTTTCGGGAGGACTTTTTCCTTGTAAGAATCATCCTGCCGATCGAACAGTTCCCACGACGGCATACTCACCACCCGGGCGGCAATCGAATCTTTCTTCAGTTCCTCCTGCGCCTGCAACAACAACGAAACTTCCGAACCCGTGCCCAGCAGAATCACATCCGGTTCTTTTTCCGAATCGGACAGGATGTAAGCGCCTTTTTCGAGCTCCGTTGCTTTCGTGTATTTCTCCTGGTCGATCACCGGTAATCCCTGCCGCGTCAGGATGAGGGCAACGGGTCCGCCCGGATGCCCGATGGCTATGCGCCAGGCCTGGGCCGTTTCGTTGGCGTCCGCCGGGCGAATGACCACCAGATTGGGAATGGCCCGCAACGCCATCAGGTGTTCGATGGGCTGGTGCGTGGTGCCGTCTTCCCCCAAACCGATGCTGTCGTGCGTAAAGATAAAAATTGGCCGGATTTTCATAATTCCCGCCAGCCGAATCGTGGGCCGCAGGTAATCAGAAAAGACCAGAAACGTAGCACCGTACGGAATAATGCCTTTGGTGACCGCCAACCCGTTCAGAATGGCCCCCATCGCGTGCTCCCGGATTCCGAAATGAAAGATGCGGCCTTCGCGGTTGTCGGCCGTAAATGACTTGTAGTCTTTCAGATCCGTATCCGTCGAGGGCGACAGGTCGGCCGAACCGCCGATGAGGTGCGGCAACGAATCGGCAATGGCGTTCAGGACTTTACCCGAAGCTTTCCGGGTGGCCACTTTTTCTTCGCCCGCCGGAAAAACCGGAATCTTTTCCTCCCAGCCCTGCGGTAATTTTCCGTTGGTCACCCACTCAAACTCCTCAGCCAGTTCGGGGTATTTCGCCTTGTAGGCCTTATACAGATCGTTCCACTGTTCTTCTTTCTTGGCCCGCTCCTTGCCAATTTCGCGGTAATAATGCAGCACATCTTCGGGCACCACAAAGGACTGATCGGGGTCAAAACCGAAGTTTTCTTTCACGAGCCGGAGTTCATCTTCTCCCAACGGCGAACCGTGGGCGTCGGCGGTATCGGCTTTGTTGGGACTTCCGTAACCAATATGCGTGCGAACTTTGATCAGCGAAGGGCGGGTGGTTTCGTCCTGCGCGGCTTTAACGGCCTGATACAAGGCTTCCAGATCGTTGCCATCGGGAACAACCTGCACGTGCCAGCCGTAGGCCTGAAACCGCTGGGCCACATCTTCCGTAAAAGTCAGATCGGTGCTGCCTTCGATGGAAATGTGGTTGTCGTCGTAGAAATAAATCAGGTTGCCCAGCTTCAGGTGAGCCGCCAGCGAAGCCGCTTCGGAGGTGATGCCCTCCATCATGTCGCCGTCGCTGCAGAGGGCGTAAATTTTATAGTCAAAAAGTTTAAAATCCGGCTTGTTGTAGCGGGCCGCCAGGTGACACTGTCCAACAGCAAACCCGACTCCGTTGGCAAACCCCTGTCCCAGCGGTCCCGTGGTGATCTCAATGCCCTTCGATAAACCGTACTCCGGGTGGCCGGGCGTCTGGCTGTCGAGTTGCCGAAACTGCTTGAGGTCCTCCATGCTCAGGTCGTAACCCGTCAGGTGCAGGAAACAATACTGCAACATACACCCGTGCCCCGCCGACAGAATAAACCGGTCGCGGTTGGGCCAATCGGGGTTTTGTGGGTTGTAATTCATGGCTTCCGTCCAGAGAATGTGGCCGATCGGAGCCGCCCCCATGGGTAAGCCGGGGTGACCGGAGTTGGCTTTCTGCACGGCGTCGGCCGCCAATACCCGAACGGTATTGATGCTTAACTGCTCAATAGATTGGGTTGTGGTTTTCATTATAGATGGAGGGAATTGATGATATACCTGGTACAGTCTTTAATAAACCCACGGCCAAACGGTTTGTTTGTTACGATTTGGTTATAAAAGTTATTTCGCAGAGAAGAACGGAGCGTATCTCACCACCTCAGAGACGCTGCCCAACGCTGATAAGCGCTGATGAACTCTGTAATAACCTTTTCCCTGCTTACCTTCAGGCTTCAGAATACAAACCCAGTTTATGAAACGCCTGATTCTCTTTTGCCTCCTGCTTATCCCTTACGCAGTTACCTCTGCTCAATCGTTTACGCTAGAATCCGTTCGCAGCTACCCGTTTCCGTCCGACCTGACGGCTTCGGCCCAGGGTTCACGCCTGGCCTGGGTCTTTAATGAGCAGGGCAAACGGAATGTGTACGTGGCCGAGGGGCCGGATTTTGTGCCCCGTAAACTCACTAATTACACGGAAGACGACGGACAGGAGATTACCAGCCTGTCGATTTCGGCGGACGGCCACTGGGTGGTCTTCGTTCGCGGGGGCGATCACGGTTCCAATTGGGATGAAGCCCTGCCGGTAAACCCCCTATCTTCCCCTACCCCCATTAAAGTGCAGGTCTGGCGCGTACCATTCAACGGCGGAGCGCCAACTTCCATTTCCGAAGGCGACGAACCCGCCATCTCACCCAAAAACGATCAGGTCGCCTTTCTCAAAGGCGGGCAAATCTGGGCCGCCCCGCTGGATGGTTCCTCGGCGGCCCGCCAGCTTTTTACGGCCCGGGGTGAAAATGGCTCGATTCAGTGGTCGCCCGACGGTACCCGGCTGGCGTTCGTTTCCAACCGGCGCGACCACGCGTTCATTGGAATCTTTACCAATGCCCAAACCCCCATTACCTGGCTGGCCCCCTCCTTTTCCCGCGACGCGTCGCCCCGCTGGTCGCCCGACGGTTCCAGAATCGTCTTTGTCCGGACACCCGGAGTTGGTGGCCCGCCGGATTCGCTGCTGACCCCAAAGCACCAGCCCTGGGGCCTCTGGACGGTTGACGTTGGCAGCGGAAAAACCGTCCGCATCTGGCAGGCCCCCAAAACACTGGCGGGTTCGGTGCCGTCCACCAACGGCGGGTTCAATTTGCACTGGGCGGCCAGGGACCGGATCGTTTATGTATCGTACCAGGATGGCTGGCCGCACCTGTATTCGATTCCGTCGACCGGGGGCACCCCGCTGCGGCTGACGCCCGGTTCGTTCATGGCCGAACACATCCGGCTCAGCGCGGATCGGCAGTGGCTCGTTTTCAGCGCCAATACCGGTCCCGACAAACTCGACCTCGACCGGCGACACGTGGTCCGGGTGCCCGTCGACAAAGCCGCCGTGGAAGTGCTGACTCCGGGTGCTGGTCTGGAATGGACGCCGGTTGTTACGGGCGACGGAGCGACCCTCGCCCTGATCAGCGCCACCGCCCAGCGCCCTCCGCTCCCCGCCGTGATGCCCTTTGCGAAAGGGTCGCCCCGGCTGCTGGCCCAGAACCTGCTACCGACCAATTTCCCAACCCAGCAATTGGTGACGCCCAAACAGGTGGTTTTCAAAGCCGCCGACGGGGTTAGTGTTCATGCACAGCTTTTCGAACCGGCGGGTGGTTCCGGGAAGAAACCGGCCATTATTTACATCCATGGCGGTCCCTCGCGCCAGATGCTGCTCGGCTGGCATTACTCGGATTACTACGCCAACGCCTACGCCTGGAATCAGTACTTGACGAGTCTCGGTTTTGCGGTCTTGTCGGTAAACTACCGGCTGGGAATCGGATACGGTTACGACTTTCATCAGGTGGCCGACGGTGGAGAAAACGGGGCGGCTGAATACCAGGACATCCGGGCGGCTGGCGAATGGCTCGCCAGACAGCCTGGGGTAGACGCCAGCCGCATCGGGGTGTACGGCGGTTCGTACGGTGGCTACCTGACGGCCCTGGCACTGGCCCGCGACTCGAAGCTGTTTGCCGCCGGGGTGGATATTCACGGGGAGCACAACCTGGCCGTTTACCGGCCGGGCATCCGTTCCAACCGGATTGAGCAGGTTCCGGATGCAGACCGGGCGGCCCAGATTACGTGGGAATCATCGCCCGTTTCGGCCGTCCCGACCTGGACCTCGCCGGTGCTGGTGATTCACGGCGACGACGATCGTAACGTCGGCTTCAGCCAGAGCGCGGATCTGGTCCGGCGGTTGGAAGCGAAGGGCGTGCCGATGGAAACGCTGGTGATTCCGGACGATACACACCACTGGATGCGCCACGCCAATGCGCTGAAAGTCGGTCAGGCCACCGTCGATTTCTTCAAACGCTACCTGTTGAAACGCGAAAAATAAGTCTGCGAGCTAATTTGTTACCGGTTTACAACCCATCTACCCCAAAATCGGTCTACCCGATTAGTTGACCATTACAAATACATTCATCATGAATCGCTATCTCTATTTTTTTGCGCTGGGTTTTCTGCTACTTTTTGCCAGTTGTGATACAGACGGTCTGAAGCCGGAAACCATGACCATGTGGGTGGCCGACCGCCAGGTGGACTGTAC
This Larkinella insperata DNA region includes the following protein-coding sequences:
- a CDS encoding RpiB/LacA/LacB family sugar-phosphate isomerase, encoding MKVGIAADHGGFELKETLRDFLANLGHEVVDFGAHAYESTDDYPDKIIPLAQAVSKKEIERGVAVCGSGVGAAIVANKIPGVRAALINDHFSAHQGVEDDDMNLICLGGRITGNRVAEEFVQTFLDAKFSGAERHLRRLNKVIELEK
- the gndA gene encoding NADP-dependent phosphogluconate dehydrogenase — protein: MAETKYNFGMIGLGTMGRNLLLNMADHGVPVAGYDINPDQVAGFEKEGEGKPVKGFTDLAAMTQSLSTPRAIMMLVPAGKPVDNVIEKLLPLLEPGDIIIDGGNSHFTDTVIRDKYLDEKGLHFFGMGISGGEEGARKGPSMMPGGDKQAYLTLKPIFDAIAAKVNGEPCVTYIGPGASGHFVKMVHNGIEYGLMQLIAETYEMLRKGLQLDNQELHQLFKGWNEGRLQSFLIEVTRDIFNFKEDGADQYLLDLIKDQAKSKGTGKWTSQVAMDLEVPIPTIDMAVAMRDLSKYKVLRVKAAGVYGGEPAALNVDKEEFLKSVEEALYFSTVMTYAQGLDLLYRSSIAYGYNLNLAEIAKIWRGGCIIRAELLNDIFDAYTKAPSLEHLLLDDSIREQVARSLGSMRAVVTSAITAGLAIPAYAASLTFFDAFRSENMPSNLIQAQRDYFGAHTYELIGKEGVFHTHWMPLPSKP
- the zwf gene encoding glucose-6-phosphate dehydrogenase gives rise to the protein MKSTLTPQPTVFIIFGGTGDLAWRKLAPALYNLYLDGWMPDHFSIIGTGRTQLSDEQFREKLLEGIDKFSRSGKAKPEQWETFSKNIYYQVSDLKDEKTYQELGSRIESYEAEWNQKADLIYYLAVAPNFFPIIAENIAKKCPSEGLDRTRIVIEKPFGHDLESAKALNAQLQNIFDEKQIYRIDHYLGKETVQNIMAFRFANSLLEPIWNRNYIDHVQISVTEQLGVEDRGGYYDGAGAMRDMIQNHILQLLCLIAMEPPINLDADEIRNRRVDVLRSMRRFDADAIRFGAVRGQYGHGWIEGKEVPGYRQEPEVNPESNTETFAAVKFFVDNWRWQGVPFYVRTGKHLSQSASVISIQFKNVPHSIFPAESAENWQQNRLIFSIQPEMSIRLQMQAKRPGLEMTLNPVDLVFDYSGTYAGKPPEAYETLLLDTMLGDQTLFMRSDQVEAAWELIMPILHAWGNKKSLSFPNYSAGSWGPENAEALIAQDGFHWFTLPMNGKHG
- the tkt gene encoding transketolase — its product is MKTTTQSIEQLSINTVRVLAADAVQKANSGHPGLPMGAAPIGHILWTEAMNYNPQNPDWPNRDRFILSAGHGCMLQYCFLHLTGYDLSMEDLKQFRQLDSQTPGHPEYGLSKGIEITTGPLGQGFANGVGFAVGQCHLAARYNKPDFKLFDYKIYALCSDGDMMEGITSEAASLAAHLKLGNLIYFYDDNHISIEGSTDLTFTEDVAQRFQAYGWHVQVVPDGNDLEALYQAVKAAQDETTRPSLIKVRTHIGYGSPNKADTADAHGSPLGEDELRLVKENFGFDPDQSFVVPEDVLHYYREIGKERAKKEEQWNDLYKAYKAKYPELAEEFEWVTNGKLPQGWEEKIPVFPAGEEKVATRKASGKVLNAIADSLPHLIGGSADLSPSTDTDLKDYKSFTADNREGRIFHFGIREHAMGAILNGLAVTKGIIPYGATFLVFSDYLRPTIRLAGIMKIRPIFIFTHDSIGLGEDGTTHQPIEHLMALRAIPNLVVIRPADANETAQAWRIAIGHPGGPVALILTRQGLPVIDQEKYTKATELEKGAYILSDSEKEPDVILLGTGSEVSLLLQAQEELKKDSIAARVVSMPSWELFDRQDDSYKEKVLPKAVKKRLAVEAGAVLGWYKYVTDEGDIIGMTSFGESAPAADLFKKFGFTVENIVKRAKALVGQQ
- a CDS encoding S9 family peptidase produces the protein MKRLILFCLLLIPYAVTSAQSFTLESVRSYPFPSDLTASAQGSRLAWVFNEQGKRNVYVAEGPDFVPRKLTNYTEDDGQEITSLSISADGHWVVFVRGGDHGSNWDEALPVNPLSSPTPIKVQVWRVPFNGGAPTSISEGDEPAISPKNDQVAFLKGGQIWAAPLDGSSAARQLFTARGENGSIQWSPDGTRLAFVSNRRDHAFIGIFTNAQTPITWLAPSFSRDASPRWSPDGSRIVFVRTPGVGGPPDSLLTPKHQPWGLWTVDVGSGKTVRIWQAPKTLAGSVPSTNGGFNLHWAARDRIVYVSYQDGWPHLYSIPSTGGTPLRLTPGSFMAEHIRLSADRQWLVFSANTGPDKLDLDRRHVVRVPVDKAAVEVLTPGAGLEWTPVVTGDGATLALISATAQRPPLPAVMPFAKGSPRLLAQNLLPTNFPTQQLVTPKQVVFKAADGVSVHAQLFEPAGGSGKKPAIIYIHGGPSRQMLLGWHYSDYYANAYAWNQYLTSLGFAVLSVNYRLGIGYGYDFHQVADGGENGAAEYQDIRAAGEWLARQPGVDASRIGVYGGSYGGYLTALALARDSKLFAAGVDIHGEHNLAVYRPGIRSNRIEQVPDADRAAQITWESSPVSAVPTWTSPVLVIHGDDDRNVGFSQSADLVRRLEAKGVPMETLVIPDDTHHWMRHANALKVGQATVDFFKRYLLKREK
- a CDS encoding HAD family hydrolase, whose amino-acid sequence is MELAPIKFLFLDVGGVLLTNGWGHESRQRAAQTFGFDYSEMDVLHDFIFNTYEMGRITLDEYLDTVVFHKPRDFTREDFKSFLFAQSVELPNMLEWLIEWKKANPQIRILSINNEGRELNDYRIKKFKLHRCFDAFISSCEVGMRKPDPGIFRLAMGVAQASPEQCLYFDDRLMLVEAARRLGIQAQHHQTFEATKAILEKLNQEPINLQEFNGRNEV
- the tal gene encoding transaldolase; the protein is MATNRVKQIHEFGQSIWLDFIDRKIMDTGELQKLIDEDGVRGITSNPAIFEKAISSSSDYDEDIKKLAKEDKSNEDIFYGLAVSDIQRAADLFKPVYEEEDVRGADGYVSLEVSPHLALDTEGTISQARQLWKAVDRENVMIKIPGTAPGLPAIQTAISDGINVNVTLLFGLDRYEAVTDAYISGLEARVEAGQPIAHIASVASFFLSRIDVMVDPILDEKGLGELKGQVAIASARKAYEIYKRVFNSERFAKLKEKGAKPQRLLWASTSSKNPDIPDTKYVEELIGPDTVDTVPMETLEAFRDHGVAENRLENDLDKSTEILEKLKTAGIQIDEITQKLEDEGIEKFNKPYDKLLAAIDTQKKALEHA